From the genome of Marinilabiliales bacterium:
GCCATTGAAATGTAGTACGAATAGATATCGGGCACCCATGCCTTACCCTCCCGCCGCCAGTCGCCGCCGGCAACCTCATAAACCCTTCTCCACAACATGCCCTTTTTCAGGTCATGCTTGTCCCTGCAAGCCACCTGGCAGGTCTTGCAGCCCGAACAGGCTGTGGAGTCAAAATAAAATGCAAGCTGCCTCGTCATAAATTAATCCTTTATAATAGCAAAACAGATATTGCAAATATAGTTAACTTATTTTTTCACCTTTATCAGCCAGGCAACGAGCCCCGACTTACCAATCCGAATTTCATTTAAGATTATCCAAATTAAAATATTATCAACTAAATTTGTAATATGCCGGATGCCAATAAATACAATCATGGATAAAACAACAATAGAAGAAGTTATCGGTTATTTGAAGCAATCACTTCTTGATCATGGCATCAGGGTCGAGTCAATAATTCTTTTCGGTTCAGCCCTCAAAGGCAAAATTGATCCCGGCAGCGATATCGATCTGATTGTGATTTCTCCTGATTTCAGGAACATTGATATTTTTGAAAGAGCCAGAATAACCATGAGTCCCGAAATAGAAACTTTGAGAAAATTTCTGGTCCCGATGGATATAGTAAATCTTTCACCGGAAGAGTATCAGGAGTCGAATATGAAGTATTTTAAAAGCAGGGTTGTTGCTTGATACCTGCCCATTATGTAAATTGTTTATCGGCTAATATGCCGATATTTTAATCATCACCCCTCTTTCCTTACCTCCACCATTATGGTGTGCTGAGCATTGCCGAATGCCAGCGGCGTCCACCTGTGCGAAGTCAGCACGTTGACACATCCGCGCCGGTCAATGCCGTTCTCATCAGGCTCCCACCATGCCCCCTGCGGTATGTTCACCACTCCCGGCATTATTTTCGGGGTCAGCCTGCACGGGATGACCATTTTCCCACGTTCGTTCCACACCATCACCTTGTCGCCATCCCCGATCCCCCTCTCTGCGGCATCCAGCGGGTTGATGAACACCCTCTGCGGGAACGCCTCATTGAGCCAGTCGACGTTATCGTGTGTCGAGTGCACCCTCTGCATGTAGTGGTGACCGATAGCCTGCAGGGGGTAATCTTTGCTTTCTTCCCCGAAAGGGCTTTCCCATTCCTGTATATATTTCGGCACAGCCGGAATTTCAGATGGATTTCCCATTCTGAACAGCCTCTCCGAGAATATCTCAATCTTTCCCGTCGGGGTGTTCAGGGGATGCTTTCGCGGATCTTTACGGAAATCGGCCATCGCCACCTTCGGCTGGGTTACCGGCACGCTGTACACCCCGGTGTTCTTCTCCTCCAGCTCATCGAGCGACGGTATGTCGGGGAACCGGGTATTACGGTAGCGCTCAACGGCCCATTCTATCCAGCCCCTCTCGGTGCGCCCCTCGGTATACTGCTCCCGTACCCCGAACCTTTCGGCCAGTCCGGCGCAGATATTGTAATCGCTTTTCGTTTCATGCGGGGGTTTGGCAATCTGCGGCATGATGATCACCTCGTCGCCGTATTTCCACCCGTCTTCCAGACCCCAGCTCTCAAACTGGGTGCAGACCGGCAGCACCAGGTCGGCGAACTTTCCCGAGGGGGTCATGAACTGGTCCTGGAAGGCAATGAACTCAACCAGGTTCTCATCGGCCAGTATCTTTGCAGTCCGGTTCACATCAGAGTGCTGGTTGATCAGAATATTGGACGCCACACACCATATCAGCTTCACATTGCTCTCCAGCCTCTCCACTCCCCGCAAACCCTCAGAAGGCCCCATTTCAGTCCCCCGCAGAATCGCTTCGGTCCACAAAAACACAGGAATACTCGCCGTTACAGGGTTGCGGCCGGTGGGGAACACGTTCCAGAAGGGCCCGCCGTCATCGGCCTGCAGAGCGATGCCGCTGGCCCATCCGCCGGGAATGCCGACATTGCCCGTTATGGCCGCCAGCACGCACCCCGCCAGCACCGGCTGCTCGCCGTATGCACGCCGCTGCATGCCATAACCCTGGTACAGCACGGCCGGTTTGGAGCTGCCGTATTCGCGGCCTATACGTTCAATGGTAGTCGCAGGTATGCCCGTTATCGCCTCTGCCCACTGCGGTGTCTTGGGGATGCCGTCGCGGGTGCCGAAGATGTAGTCATGGTAGCTCTCCTCGTTTTCACAGCCCGGCGGCATGTGGCTTTTATCGAAACCGATGCAGCACCGGTCAATGAAATCCTTGTCATGCAGGTTCTCAGAGATGATAACATAAGCCATGGCGCTCATCATCGCAACGTCGGTGCCGGGCCTGATGGGTATCCACTCGTCGGCCAGCGATACTGCGCTCATGGTCATCTGCGGGTCGATGCAGACAACACGGGCCCCGTTCTCCCTGGCTTTCTTAATGAAAAAGTCGCTGTTGGTGCCGTCGCGCATCTCGGCCGGGTTCCAC
Proteins encoded in this window:
- a CDS encoding nucleotidyltransferase domain-containing protein, translated to MPINTIMDKTTIEEVIGYLKQSLLDHGIRVESIILFGSALKGKIDPGSDIDLIVISPDFRNIDIFERARITMSPEIETLRKFLVPMDIVNLSPEEYQESNMKYFKSRVVA
- a CDS encoding dimethyl sulfoxide reductase subunit A; its protein translation is MVGNRHPKGSVGDGKLPDSSDTGHSQASPDNGNSPALPDKGPAQASPENGNPQVSIDRRCFLKMGALLGGGLVVGGPLAGCIRELERHTPVLVDEVDGVKIIRAGCPAHNCGGRCVLTLHVKEEKIIRIETDDRPGDTLADPQLRACIRGRAYRRRQYHPDRLKYPMKRTGKRGEGKFERISWDEAYDILASQIERVREKYGNQAILVPYGTGSYNQVGGRQTAARLMNLLGGSLGYYNSYSWACISRATPYVYGTSVTGNQRQDWVNSKFIIMWGWNPAEMRDGTNSDFFIKKARENGARVVCIDPQMTMSAVSLADEWIPIRPGTDVAMMSAMAYVIISENLHDKDFIDRCCIGFDKSHMPPGCENEESYHDYIFGTRDGIPKTPQWAEAITGIPATTIERIGREYGSSKPAVLYQGYGMQRRAYGEQPVLAGCVLAAITGNVGIPGGWASGIALQADDGGPFWNVFPTGRNPVTASIPVFLWTEAILRGTEMGPSEGLRGVERLESNVKLIWCVASNILINQHSDVNRTAKILADENLVEFIAFQDQFMTPSGKFADLVLPVCTQFESWGLEDGWKYGDEVIIMPQIAKPPHETKSDYNICAGLAERFGVREQYTEGRTERGWIEWAVERYRNTRFPDIPSLDELEEKNTGVYSVPVTQPKVAMADFRKDPRKHPLNTPTGKIEIFSERLFRMGNPSEIPAVPKYIQEWESPFGEESKDYPLQAIGHHYMQRVHSTHDNVDWLNEAFPQRVFINPLDAAERGIGDGDKVMVWNERGKMVIPCRLTPKIMPGVVNIPQGAWWEPDENGIDRRGCVNVLTSHRWTPLAFGNAQHTIMVEVRKEG